Part of the Cuniculiplasma divulgatum genome, AGTCATGGCACCCTGATGGTGCTATTAACATCAACCCTGGTTCTCTTGATCATCTGGATGAAATCAATAGGGATAAAAAACCGGTTGTGTTTTACTGCAAACAGGGTTTGCAGAGTGCCTACATGGCAGGTCGTTTGAGAAAAAAAGGTTATGAAGCATACTTTGCCAGTGAAAAGATATTCAAGAATCAAATATTAGAGGGTCCTTAAAGCCTCTTTCCCTTAAGTTTTTTGCAGACTCTATGGCGAGATCAACAGCCTCTTTTGCATTTTTAGCCTTGAAATATTTTCCTTCTCTCTTCCTGGTAGGAGTTAGCTCTAGGCTTTCTATTCCTATGACATCCTTACCTTCACTTATTGCGAATGATTCTTCGGATATGGTGCCATTCGATCCATCAATGGCAATGAGAGATTCAGCTGCCCTTACAATCAGAAAATTTCTTGCGTAACCTATTCCAGTAGTTATTGAATACGAAAGATACTGGTTTTCCTCTCCCCTCCCATATCCAGGTAGTATTCCTATGACAACACCACCATTGTCCTTCACGCCTTTAGAGACTTCTTTCATAACACCTGATAAGCCGCCGCATAGCACAGTAGCATTATTTTTTGCTAGTAGTTCTCCTACTTCATAGGCAATTTTGAGGAATTTCTCAGGAGGGTTTGCTCCTCCAAGTACTCCTATGTAATAGTTCTCTTTCATATTATGATATGCTAGTTTCCTATTACTTTTTTTTCATACACAAGGCATATTTTATGAATCAAACGTGCTCAAAGCTCATATTTAGAATCCTTTTTAATCGGATTATGAGTAAATAAAATTGGATTAGTTTTCGTCTGCATTATCAACAAATTTTATAATCTTTTAGTAATTACCTGACTACTCAGTTAGCCCCGGTAGTGTAGTGGCCTATCATACAGGCCTGTCGAGCCTGTGACTCGGGTTCAAATCCCGGCCGGGGCGTCAATATGGAATTCCATGTCTCTTCCTTTAATTTACCAATTTTTCAACGTAAATTTGTATTTACAATCTGGTGGTTTTGAGATATATTATTTTCCGAATTTAAATAATAAGTGACTGTTGTTGATAAAATAACAGGTCAGATCTATATTGTGAATCATTCTTTAGAACACTGTCCATGGAGAAATCTTACCAATGTTGCATTATTTAGGTTGATATACGTTTTATATATCTAATCGTTTCATTAGATTGTTCAGGTTTGTAATTTAAATCAGGGTGGATAGCGGAAAATAATTTGCCTATCGCTTTTTCAAAAAAAATTGCTTAAATTTACTACTTTAGCTATTTCTTCAAAGAACTTAATAAAATGCTCTAACTTAGGCTGAGCAAGGTTTGATTGGTTGATTCCACTCGATTCTAGGCTTATTCGTCTCCCATAAAAACTTCCCTGCAGCTGAGTTAGTGATTACTGCCTGCCAAGGAGACGCCCTAACTACTTCTTTATTACAACTACCTTTAAACAATACTTCCAATTAATCCTTCCATAGATGAAAGATCCATTAGTCCTAATTGACTCGGACCATATGCTTTCTGTTATCAGTTGACATAATAAGTTCGCCTGTGATTTAATAGCTGACTGTTATAACTACTTATCGAACTATCTTCTCTCATTATTATCCAGACACTAAAAAGATTTCTAGATTTTATTCAAGTATAGATAATCAAACATCAAACAGTACTCAAATTTCATAAAATAATACCTATGATGGTTGTAGAGAAAATAGCAATTAACGTGAATCTGGCAGTCTTCTTACTTGTCTTAGACTGGGAGCCATTATTTTTAGATTGATAAGTTTGATATAATAAGATAGAAATTGCAGACTCAAAATACTAGCTAGATGACTTAGTTGGTATCGGAGGCCAGTTTAACACAAAGAATTTTAACCAAGACGCTTATAACAATCTGGACCTTATGAAAATTCTCTCAGCTGGGATTCAGAATTTGCGTTGTGTTGAAGATTCTGTGGTTTTAATATTCAGGGTTTGATTGGTATAGTCGGAAAGAATGAATTGGGCAAAACCACGATTCTTAAGGGAGTTTAGAAATTAAACCCAGAAAATATAAATGGTTCCAAATTTGTGCCACTGGAATATTATCCAAGAAGAAGATATTCCTCTTATAAATCTCGACACAAAAAAAAATGACATTATTTTCACTATTAAACGGAAATTAGATGACAGTGATATCGTTGAAACTGCCAAAAAAGTGGGTGAGAAAACATTTCCTGAAAAGATTATCACTATTACTAAAGGATATGATAATAGGATAAGGGTATCTGACAATATAGATGAACAGGAATTAGTGAACCATCTAATATCTACCACAAAATTGAATCCATACGAAATTGCTAGAGTTACCAATACTAAGACTATTCTAGAGCTAAGGAACAAGCTTACAGGTGCTCCTCGACTCGCATCACCGCAAAATCAACTTCTTAGTACCGTACAATCACTTTCCCCAGATGGACTTCTATCCACTGTATACAACAACATTGCTTAAGAAAGAACGAAGGTCCTGTCATCCAATAGGAGGGTAGCAGCATTGATAGACTAATTAAATCTTTCGAGGGCCTTTTGTTAAATTGGGTTTAATATTCGATAGTATGATGCATTCTGCACGTAAGCTTAGCTATCGGAAAAGAACGAAAATTTGAGGATTGTAGTTCCCATCTGGTGCTTCAGTATCAGTTCAAATTCCGTAACTTATCCTATATCGTGAGAATCAATAATTGAACTTAATTCGATTCGACCTTTATTATCAGGATTCAGCATATATTGTTCCATAGTAATGTTATTATGAATTTTGAATACAGATAGAGGAACTCAGTTGACCTAAAGATGTCAAACGAGTATAGAATAGAGCTTTTACCAGTATTATTTGCACCAATAATTATAGTCAATAGTTTAAAGTCTATTGAAATGTCTTCCCCATCAAATGGTCCAACATTTTTAATGTCGATCTTGCTTAACAAATCCACATTAGCATAAGTATAACACTTGAAAGTTCAGAAAATTTCCTTTAATGCTCCATTAAAGAAAATATGCATGGAGCTTTATCACAATTTACCAAAGCTTATAGATATTCGTGAGAATATTTATATTGCTAAATTTCATATTCATTCAATGGTTCAATGTGTATGTTTTCCCCATTCAGATGATCAATTTGAAACTCCAGGAGAGCTAATGGTGTGGTTGGATTTTGACTTAAGAAACAACCATAGAGGGTACTATAGATATAGAAAAGGGGTTGGTCTTACACCTTTAGAGCCTGGTTCCTTAGTTTTATTCTACAAAAATAAGCTTATTGTTGGCTGCGGAGTAGTAGAAAAACCGCCAAGACCATTGACCAAATCTGAAATAGAAAGATGTGATGAAATTCATGGTGGCGATAACAACTGTTCAGGGATGGAAAATATACTAAAATTCTTCCCAAATTCAATATGGGTATGGGATGAACACGAATTAGTTAATGAGGAGGAATTTTATAAAATTACACAAAAAAACCTGAAATATTATGTCACTGTAAAACCAGAGCAAGTTCTTGATATTTTTAAGATAGTTGCGGAAAAAAGGCAAAAAATGGAGAGATGGGTTTAATCTTCTGCCATTTTGGAATAACTTGTAACAAAATGTTAACTCTTCTCATAGGTTGGAAACAAAATTCTTAACTTTGGAGACAGAAAACGATAGAATGAGTAAACAGTTGGAAAAATGTTCTCTTTCTGCATACATTGGATGCTTCAGCATAGATATTATGGATTATCTTCCTACAAGTACCTTCCGATTTACTGGGGAGCACATAGACCTCTTTTATGAATGAGATAATTAATCAAATGTCTTGCTGGAAAGATACGCATCGTAATCACCCAAGACTAACTGCTTGTACTCACAATCCAAACAAATGGTTTTTACATCGCTATATGACTTTGAATCAGAATTGAGATAACGTCGTTGTACTATTGTCATCTCATTGTCTTTGTGGAATTTTTTTAATACGAACTTATTTTGTCGTCCCATTCTTCTATATAGTTGACAACAGGAAGTGAGTATTTTCTAGCTATTTCTCCCAACTTCTTTGGATTTGACAATGCAAGTACCAATATAAAATTGCATCCTCTCCAATCTTGGATTAGTTTTTGAACCTTTTAGGCTCGGGGATAGGGCATTTACACTTTGGGCAATAATAGTTGAGTTTAAAAGCACTAAAAGCATTGATTGCAATAGTTGAAAATAAACGTTTACTACAAATTTGACACTTCATTGAAATATCAAACCCCTGAGAGTTAGATTGGTGCTATAAAATACATCATCATTAATACGAGAATAAAGACTTTGATAATCATAATGATAGTTTTTCGAAACTCTATTAAAAATTAATACTATAGCCAGCGCCACAAATACTGAAAATAGTATTGAAAATGCCATCAAATCTCTTATTATCACTAAGCCTCTAAAGATTAAGGGAAAAAGTGGCTAAAACTATCCTCTCATTTTTTAATCTTCACCCCCTCATTGATTTTGTAAGGTCGTCTCTTTTTAGAAGAATAAAGCCATCACTTGCGATCGATCATCTCCTGCGCCTTTTCTTCCAACAAATGTGTGACTATTTCTCCCATGAGATATCATTGTTCTTTGCAGTCTTCTTGAGTTTGTTAATTTCTTCTAATCTCAATTTCATGACAATTCTCACCTCTTCATTTTCACTCATTTTTCTTCCTCCTGCTCGTTCAGGAATGTAAGCACTAATGCTCTTATGTAAATAGATGGCGTAATTTCCGTGATAGACGTTCTGCGTGTAACGTCATCATACACCCGCTTACGAGTCATGAATGAAGTTCGTCAAGTTTCTCCTAATATTTAGATAGTATTACCAAATAAATTGCAGGACAATCTCTTCTATTGTCAGCAACTAATCATTTTTCATTTGTATGTGATGTAATTTTCTACGAATCAACTGGAAACACTTTAGACCATTGATGTTTAAGATTATGAATTGTCATGACGAAGCCATCTCCAACGATAAGTTTGCTGAAAGCATTACATTTTCAGAGAGACCCTCGATTATGGTAGTTATAACAATATTAGTTGGGAGAAATTCAGATAATAAGTCATTATCTAAGTTGCCTTCGTGAATCAAAAAAGTTGTGTTTAATAAAAATTGTATATACCATTTTTATTCACTGAATCACCAGAGTATTTCACATTTTCAGTTGAACCGATATGACTAGTATAGTATGACAAAACACTATAAAAAAGATCAGCCGATGTGTTTATCAAACTGTTTCTTCACTGAATAATAGATAAAAACTCCTTTTGTAGTTATGTGAGATTAACATTTATGAGTAACTTGAACGAACGATGGTCAGATTGAAACATTCCGGATACGTTGACATAGAAGGTCGGGACCAAGAACTCCGATCCCATTTTCATGGAGTTGAGGGAATTTATCATCCTGAGGGATGAAACATTTTCTCCATTCCGAGATATGTAGTAATATCCTGTCAGGTTTTGATCATAGATATATGGATATCTGGAATAGGTGTTGCACGTTCCTACTATTGTGTAGGTGAGGTTGTGCGAGGAATAAGTTATCTGTTGTATAGGTTCAGGCGAAAGTATTTCGTAAATAGAAATTGGAGCAGCAACTACGACCACTGTAATTACAGCGAATATGATCATCCTGTTTCTCTTCGGCACTATCTAGGATATTAATATAAACAAGGATAAAAACTTTTATTGTATAATATATTGTCATAGATTAAATGCAATTTTAATTTATTCTTTTCAAGATGGGTGAAAGGAAAAGTACTAATCTCATCTTAGGTTAAATGGCCTCATTGGGTCATAATATCTGTAGGTTTGCAGGATTTTTTCTTCTATCTATTAAATGATCTTAAATAAAATTATTAACGGAATTTATTTTCAACTCTCTTTTGCTTATATATTCATTGGTTCAATTCGCGGAAAGGATAAAGTTCTTTGTTGAAGGAAAAATGTAGCGTTTTAAAATGTCAGAGAATTATATTCGTATTACAAAGCAGAGATTGCCAAGCCAGGTCAAAGTCGATGGATTTTGGGTCCATTCCTGTTTTGGTTTGCCAGTTAGAATTTGTCCTGACACTAGCGATTCCACCAGTGTTTCCCCATTATTTTTCTTAATTGTACATCGCGTACGTTATGCAGTTAAGAGATCTCGCACTTCTATCTGAAAATGTTTTGGTGGATTTTATGTTTGTTGAATACAACACTTCTAATTTGAGTTTTTCAAAAATAGTACTGGTTTTGTTATATACTTAAAAGGTAAATTGTTACACTGTTCAGTTCAACTTAACAAGAACGTGAGAATGATTTAATTTTTCCCTGAACCATTTCTATCTAATTAACCAATATTGTGATTTGAATTAATCTATCAGTTAACAATGCATATGCTCACTCCAGTAAACCATAGGCAAATGTATCAAAGTAAACCAACATCTTTATTAATTCATCAAATTTATTAACAAAGTAAATATACTCAATGGACACAAGTTACAGATATCTGTGGTGATTTTGATTGTATGCAATTATAGAGGATGAACATCTTGCAAGGGTACCTCCTACCCTACTGGGAGAAAATTATGATAAGGCGATAGAAGAAGTTACAAGGGAAACCCTGCAGGGAACCTTAATAGATTATGTCCCTGACAAGAACTCCAGAGCGGACATGCTAAAATGCTATGTCGTTTCCATTCTGAATATTAAAAAAATAGACTATGGAATTATTGTCCATGGAGATGGCGGTGTTTATCAGAAGATACACTATAAAGCACTGGCATTTATACCAAAGAATAATGAAATAATTGAGGGAATTGTTGTTTCAGTTGTTCCAAAGATCGGAGCTTTCGTCAGATTTGGTCCCTTTGAGGGTTTGCTCCATGTCGGTCAGATTATGGATGACAGAATTGATATGGATGAAAGCCAAAACAGGTTAGTTGGAAAGGATACTAACAGGGATATCAGGATAGGGGATCAGGTAAGAGTAAGAATTGTTATGCTCAACCTGGCATCTTCTTCAGTGAGGGACAGAAGAATAGGATTTACAATGAAGCAACCTGGATTGGGAAAATTACAGTGGTTAGAAGTTCCAGCAGTAGGAAGTAGTGAACCAGCGGCAAAAAAAGTATCAAGAAAAAAACAAAAACCTGAAGACGGTGAAACCAAGGTAAAGGAGAGTGTTCACTAATGGCAGGAAAATCAACCAAGAAGAGGACAATGGCATGCAAAATATGCAAGAAAATATACATGGATTCATCATGCCCACAACACGGGGATTCTCATATGAGCGATGAATGGTTTGGATTTCTCATAATAAATGACACAGAAAATTCAATAATAGCAAAGACAGCAGGAATTACAGAACCAGGAAGATATGCAATTAAGGTCAGATAAGGATTATATCCTTACAGATGAATCCAAACTTTTAATCCAGATAAACAATGGAAAAATAACCACTATTGAAGAAATAAAGGAAGTAGATCAGAGATTTTTATACGCAGTTGGAGACTTCACCTGTGAGCTTTTGGAAAAAAATGGTATTGATCCTCAGATAATGATCTTCGATCTAACAACAAAAAGAGGAGAAAAGTCTTATCCGGACAGACCAGGTTCAATACAGGTAGAAAATCCTCAGGGAATCGTAAGTGGGAAACTTATTGAGATTATAGAGAAAAGTTTCAATGAAAACAAAAGGATCAAAATCAGAATAATAGGAGAGGAAGATCTTGCAGTTTTACCAATAATTTTTTATGCTCCTGTTAATTCACTGGTAGTTTATGGAATTCCTGATGTGGGAACTGGTTCCATAAGGATTGATGAAAGGGTTAAGGAACTAACTAATTCAATATTAGAAAAAATGGAAGTGAAATGAATGAACTTGAAAATTGAGGAAACTAGAGAAAATAAGCTCTTGAAGAGAAAGGAGATCAAATACACTGTTGAGTTTGAAAAGAACAACACACCATCCAGAGAAGTTGTAAAGGAACTTATAGCAAGAAACACAAACTCAAATAAGGAACTGGTCATAGTAGATTTTAATGAACAGCTTACCGGTTTACATGTAATAAAAGGCTATTCCAAGATATATTCAAAAAAGGAAGACGCCATGCTTTATGAACCGGACTACGAACTTTACAGAAATGGTCTGAAAGTAAAGGAGGAGAAGCAATAATGCAGAAGAGAGAGCTTTATAAACTGGAAAACAGTAAGATAGTGAGAGAAAGAAGAAGCTGTCCTAGATGTGGAACAGGGGTTTTTCTTGCAGAACATGAAAACAGATTAACCTGCGGAAAATGCGGTTATACAGAATTCAAAAATAAAAAGAAGAATTAGAGTTCGTCTATTCTTCGTGTAGTTTCTCCAGCGGCCTTTTCTATTTCCTTATATTTTGATTTTTCAATTTCTTTAGATGCTTCATCTTCTGGGCTTATTCTCAGGAGATTTAACAGATGTGTCAATTCTGAATCCAATATTAGAGATAGTGTTCTTAGCATCTCTGCCTTTTCTGGATCTATCGTTTTTCTCTTGGAAGATACAAAACAGTCATAATGCACACTTCCTTTCTTTGTGAAGGTGAACTTCTGACCCGTGTTAACATCTTTGCTGCATTCATAACATTTAAACTGCGCCATACGATGAAAATACATTATGGCATATTAACTGTTTTCACATTTTATTGAATGTAAAGCTGCATTCATTTTTCTTCAATCTTAGTAACAATGGCCTTCTAGCCTGAAACTTTCCTATTATACTTTTTGAAGAAAATAACATAAAGAACCGGATCAAGCAGCGATACAACACCTGCAAAGGAAAACATCAATGTAATGTAACCTGCACTCAATAGAAAACTTCCAAATGTTGTGGAAGCACCGTATGGTAGTCTTCTTGCAATACCAGTGAGGCTGTTTCCTCTTGCCCTTTCCTCAGGTTTGAGCAATTCCATCTGGAAACTCTGCCTGATTGGAAGAGCGAGCTGGTAGAAGCCTGTTCTGATGGCATATATTACTCCAGCTACAATGGGTGGAACAAATGGTATTACTATAAAGAGAACACTTCCCAGCGTTCTGAATATTCCGATGGCATAAATTGCTCCAAAAAAACGCTCCATGTAGGTGGAAAAAACAACAGCAATACCCGCCGCGATGTAGGAACCGGTAAATATTTCCGAAATTATGTATGCCGGTAATCTCACATCATGGAAATACAGTGATATAATCGGTGTTACAACACCAAGACCTACACTTCCGAAAGCACCAGAAAGACCAATTTTTAATATGTTTCCCCCAGATTCCATCTTAATCGTTGGGGTCTTTTCCTTATGTTTCCTGATTTTAGTATCCTCAAGCAATAATGTTATTGCTACAGAAGTTAGATTCAAAACAAGAGCAATTAAAAAAAGCACCTGATAATAATTTGCAATATAAATTTCCAGTAATGCGGATGTAGAACTGCCGGCGATAGCTGCAACAATGGATATAATCATCAGAATGGAATAGATTCTTGTCCTGTTTGCCGGATCTGTTTTATCGGCTACAAATGCAGTTAATATTGGCGCAACAGGACCACCACCTGCACCACCTCCTATTGCACTGAACGTAATGCCAAAAAGTGAAGTGAGAGATATGATTATGAAGTTCCTCGTGAAAAGAAATGATATGAATATAAATGCTGGAAGAACTGACATGAGAAGAAGGGTCTTCTTTCTGCTGTAAAGATCTCCCATGAATCCAGATAATAGCACAAGAACTGAACTGGCAATAGTTGCCACAAGAGCATAGATTCCAACATATATGGTTGAAAAGCCGATGTGAACAAGGAACAGGGGAATTAAGAATGCAATGTACCCAAAATAAAAACTCCTCAATCCTCGTATTAGACCAAGTAAGGGAATCTGCTTCATTACCACGTATTCAAAACAAATATTAGAATATTGATTATCATGAAGTTAAGTATTTATAAAGTGAACATCATCAACAGTAAAAATTCTTATAAGGTGGTTGTAATGTTTAATGGTGACCATAACAAAGAATGGGACCGCCTATCTTCCCTTACACTATGGAAAACCTCCGGAACTTCTTTACAGGAAAATTGTCAGGTTAACTGGCCAGATATGTGAACTGATATCGGAAACTTACGGAACTAAGGAGTTGATATGGAGAATGGCAGACCCTGTTTGGTTTCACTCACTGAGTCTTGTTACGGGATTTGACTGGAATTCAAGCGGAACTACCACTACAACACTTCATGCCCTGAAAGAGTATTCAAATTCTAAGGACCTGGATTTCTTCGTTGCAGGTGGAAAAGGAGTTCACATGAAGGAAAAATCTGGAGACATATCAACCAGATCCGAACTTTTTGCAACCGAGAAAATTCCTGAACGAATCAGAAAAGAAACCGATCTTGCAGCCAAAATCGATGAGAATCTCTTACAGGATACTTATGATCTCTATATCCACAGCGTTGTTCTGGATTATAAGGGAAACTACTCAGTTATTCAGCAGGGTCTGAATTATGAGGAAAAAATGGCCAGAAGATATCACTGGTCTTCTAAACATATAATGGAAAAAATGGAAGAGAGCAGGATGGGAATTAGAACAGATCTGCTTTCTGACAACTGCCTTGATCTCTCAAGCCCCTTAAGCAGAAAATCTAGAGATTCCATGCTTAAAGCAATTAAGGAGAAGCCTAAAGTTTCAAATGAAAACCAGAGGACCCTGGATTATTACAGCGATGAAAAGGTTTTGAATCTTGCCATAAAGGTACCATGGAAAAACCTTGAGAAAATATACGAATTTGAGCCTTCTAATTTTGATGATCTTTTATTTATTCCAGGGGCAGGCAAAAGCACCATAAGGGCACTGTGTTACATAGCAGAGGTTATAACAGGCGAAAAGCCAAGCTATGAGGACCCAGTGAGATATTCCTATGCACTTGGAGGAAAGGATGGGATTCCGAAACCTGTAAACTACGATGATTACGACAGGTCCATTGAGTTCTTTGGAAATCTCCTGAGACAGGGAGGAATGCAGGCAATGGAAAGGGAGAAAATCTTAAAGAGACTCAGCAGAGAAAGAGTCAATTCGGGATCATCCTATACTGTAAAATCCTGAAGTATGTTGCCCAATTGGTAAAAAGCCTTTTATATCTTCTTACGTTGAACCACAGATTATCACGTTTAAACAGACCGACGAAAAAAGAGGAGGTGTTGAAGAACATTTACCATTTCTTGATCCAATCATATCAAAGTGGTTCAATGAAAAATATGATTCACTAACTGTTCCCCAGAAAAAGGTAATTCCTCTAATCCATAAGGGTGAGAATGTGCTTGTTTCCAGTCCAACCGGTACAGGAAAGACCCTGACCGGATTTCTTGCCATAATAAACGAGCTTTTCCTGAGATCAAAGGAAAATGGACTGGAGGATAAGATAGAATGTGTATATATAAGTCCACTTAAGGCTCTTGCAAACGACATAAACAGGAACCTTAACGAACCATTAAAGGAAATTTATAAGATTGCTGAAGAAAGCAACATGAACCTGCCGAAGATCAGGGTTGGTCTTAGAAGTGGAGACACAACACAGAACGACAGGCAGAAAATGCTAAGGAAACCACCACACATATTGATTACAACACCTGAATCACTTGCACTTTCACTCACTGCACCAAAATTCAAGGAAAAGTTCAAGGATGTAAAATATGTTATTGTGGATGAGATACACGAGGTTTCTTCATCCAAGAGAGGCACACTTCTATCGCTGAATCTAGAGAGACTGGAAGAACTATCGCCAGGTTTTGTCAGAATAGGTCTTTCAGCCACACAGGCACCCCTGGATAAAATATCAAATTTCCTCTGTGGATATGAGAATGGAGAACCAAGGAAATGTAACATAGTAGATGTTGATCTGAAGAGAGGTCTAGATCTCATGACACTCACCCCTGTGGATGATCTCACGACTGCAGGTTTTGAGGTTGCAAACGAAAGGATGTATGATATACTTGTAAAACTCATAGAAGAGCATAAAACAACACTAATATTTACAAATACAAGGAGTGCCACTGAACATGTTGCAATAAGATTAAAGGCCCGCGGTATTGATAGTCTTGAGGCACATCATTCATCCCTTGGAAAGGAGATAAGGCTTGGTGTTGAGGAAAAGTTAAAAAATGGTGAACTGAAATGTGTTATTTCGTCAACTTCTCTTGAACTGGGAATTGATATAGGCAGCGTTGATCTTGTAGTGCAGATAGGGAGCCCAAAATCTGTATCCAAGGGACTGCAGAGAATAGGGAGGGCAGGTCACTCCATATCAAAATTGAGTCAGGGAAGATTTGTTGTGTTCAATCTTGACGATCTTGTGGAATGTGCCGTACTCACGAAGGCAGCCTATGATCGTGAAATAGACAGGGTTAGCATTCCAGAGAGTGCACTGGATGTGCTTTCACAGGCTGTGGTTGGAATGTCTCTGGAGAAAACATGGAGTATTGACGAAAGCTACAATCTCATAAAGAGATCATACCCTTACAGAAATCTGACCATGGATGACTATATGTCTGTTATAAACTATCTTGCCGGGAAGATTGAAAATAACACCATTTATTCAAAAATATGGTACGATGAGGAGGAAAAGGTATTCGGAAAGAAGAAGAGCACAAGGATGATCTACTTCATGAATATAGGAACAATTCCAGACGATTCAGATTACAGGGTTATTGATCTCAGTGGCAGGCATCTTGGACAGCTAAGTGACAAATTTGTGGAGAGAATGACAGTTGGGGATATATTCGTTCTTGGGGCGAGAACCTATGCCTTCATTCGCACCAGGGGGAACAGGGTCATCGTCAGGGATGCCACAGGACTGAAACCAACAATTCCCTCTTGGACTGGAGAAATGCTCCCTAGAAGTTATGATCTTGGAACACTTATCGGAAAGTTTCGGGATAATATACAGAAGAATCTTGAGAAGGATGATCTCAGGGAATGGCTAAGAGAAAATTATCACCTTGATGAAAATGGAGCGAGAAGCATCATTTCATATATAAGGGCACAGACCAAGTTTAACGTACCTACTGATAGTCATCTGTATGTTGAAGGATATACAGAAAATGGTTTATACAGTATACTTTTCCTGATTCCTCTTGGAAGAAGGGTCAATGATGCCATATCGAGAGCCTATGCCCAGGCTATTTCCAATACTTATGAAACCAATACAAGGGTTACTGTTACGGATGATGGATTTATGTTAACAGTTGAATCCTCAATTCCCATAAAGAATGTTATAAATCTCATAGATGAAGACAATTTTGTGGATTACGTTAAGAGATCAATAATGAATACAACTGTCTTTAAGGAGAGATTCAGGCAATGCGCCACGCGGTCATTAATGGTACTCAGGCGATACAAGGGTCATGAGGTTTCTGTGGTGATCCAGCAGTTAAGGAGTGATAAGGTACTGAGAGCAATAGAAAATATACCAAACTTTCCAGTGGTAACTGAAACATATAGAGAGATCATGAATGATATGATGGATGTGCCATCTGCACTGAAATATGTTGAAGAAGTTATAGGAAAAGGTCGGTACACTGTAAAGGATTATTCAGAGGTGGCAAGCCCGTTCTCCCTTTCCCTTATTCTGGCAGGCGTATCTGATGTTGTGCTGATGGAGGAAAGGGCAAAACTAATGAAGGAACTGCAAAGCAGGATTGTCGATAGGGTTTACGGAACTGAGTATATGGATTTTAAAATAAAAGATCCAAGAATAGTTGATAATTTTTATAGAAGCAAGGTTCCACCTGTAAACGATGCAGAAAGTTATATGGAGTTATGCAGACACTTTCCTATGGTAGATATCACCAAATCTAGATTCAACTCTCCCTTT contains:
- a CDS encoding DUF763 domain-containing protein, which produces MVTITKNGTAYLPLHYGKPPELLYRKIVRLTGQICELISETYGTKELIWRMADPVWFHSLSLVTGFDWNSSGTTTTTLHALKEYSNSKDLDFFVAGGKGVHMKEKSGDISTRSELFATEKIPERIRKETDLAAKIDENLLQDTYDLYIHSVVLDYKGNYSVIQQGLNYEEKMARRYHWSSKHIMEKMEESRMGIRTDLLSDNCLDLSSPLSRKSRDSMLKAIKEKPKVSNENQRTLDYYSDEKVLNLAIKVPWKNLEKIYEFEPSNFDDLLFIPGAGKSTIRALCYIAEVITGEKPSYEDPVRYSYALGGKDGIPKPVNYDDYDRSIEFFGNLLRQGGMQAMEREKILKRLSRERVNSGSSYTVKS
- a CDS encoding ATP-dependent helicase → MTFKQTDEKRGGVEEHLPFLDPIISKWFNEKYDSLTVPQKKVIPLIHKGENVLVSSPTGTGKTLTGFLAIINELFLRSKENGLEDKIECVYISPLKALANDINRNLNEPLKEIYKIAEESNMNLPKIRVGLRSGDTTQNDRQKMLRKPPHILITTPESLALSLTAPKFKEKFKDVKYVIVDEIHEVSSSKRGTLLSLNLERLEELSPGFVRIGLSATQAPLDKISNFLCGYENGEPRKCNIVDVDLKRGLDLMTLTPVDDLTTAGFEVANERMYDILVKLIEEHKTTLIFTNTRSATEHVAIRLKARGIDSLEAHHSSLGKEIRLGVEEKLKNGELKCVISSTSLELGIDIGSVDLVVQIGSPKSVSKGLQRIGRAGHSISKLSQGRFVVFNLDDLVECAVLTKAAYDREIDRVSIPESALDVLSQAVVGMSLEKTWSIDESYNLIKRSYPYRNLTMDDYMSVINYLAGKIENNTIYSKIWYDEEEKVFGKKKSTRMIYFMNIGTIPDDSDYRVIDLSGRHLGQLSDKFVERMTVGDIFVLGARTYAFIRTRGNRVIVRDATGLKPTIPSWTGEMLPRSYDLGTLIGKFRDNIQKNLEKDDLREWLRENYHLDENGARSIISYIRAQTKFNVPTDSHLYVEGYTENGLYSILFLIPLGRRVNDAISRAYAQAISNTYETNTRVTVTDDGFMLTVESSIPIKNVINLIDEDNFVDYVKRSIMNTTVFKERFRQCATRSLMVLRRYKGHEVSVVIQQLRSDKVLRAIENIPNFPVVTETYREIMNDMMDVPSALKYVEEVIGKGRYTVKDYSEVASPFSLSLILAGVSDVVLMEERAKLMKELQSRIVDRVYGTEYMDFKIKDPRIVDNFYRSKVPPVNDAESYMELCRHFPMVDITKSRFNSPFPYASMDVLSIGRELVKEDKLWSISLRGLYWVSKERYGLFRELFARNRPLNEEERNVLEQCNGSTPKEIQQNTGYEESQVKNALLALESLFLVRRKFKRDAFSYEKIETYPDGNYTVEELFFDLLNSMGPMTLDEISVRFPIEKDRIVKTLELLESRGKITEEYVTPVFAKQYIVKGDLERILSTASQEPTALRISRYMRKFKNTDEYLENLGFYVKEESVRARLISDGQNHNEINIPVIRGRFFKHRPAVMERKLAMALQKLRESPLDEKEQRIYDFLKFGAVTLDAVSREINIDPKEARQLLRSLEHRVLVSEQDDTYSRINMENDLDRKSAMKILLDRFGPLTQNEIMNSFWFYIKAGDMDGIEMHSGLRGTYYGKLPEPVEESIMLPMGDPVSIITGRLVTEASNLNTMFFAKNNLVCILSLEQTQEGIWIDDLIVEKEDLLQSFFDYLNERFGGNGLSIIFTGVRENLWGMLEQNGFMKIKDVAIRSGSETELLYSDELFQRSLYCYSQSRMTRRTVMDSIMEARLGIRDATEAYANGIRSTDVDSYFYSDILFNFNGPMNLNSKATMETISLYRTLRGRKIDRLEMDILKIIMDYPKTEDEVLINVQGSHDRAVASIKDLWNRSIICKDSDSKFRYVVEKFELKESATILETKILESYGFIDFQLFSEITGNRDEQLYSVTIENVRKRDGLKNCIILDNKRAVLVNERFLDMKKKSTKPFIIGPRDLFSYIFRNQIKNQTGGTRNFLLIDNLSVKAFATVKRNRNELKIDEMSGEKELRKEFIKEFSNSGYSIRF